The genomic window GCGGCCCGGAGGCCGCCTTCTCAATTTCTCAGTCCTATCCGATTAGCGGACGACGACGCGCTTGGTCATCGTGCCCACGCGAACCAGGTAGCTGCCGCGGGTAGCGACGCTGACGAGTTCGACGGAGTTCTGGACGAACTTCTTGGCAATCACGCGGCCCTGGAGGTCAAGCACAGTGAGTTCGTCGCCGATGCGGGCGCCAATCACCTGGAGCTGACCATTCTCGCTGAAGACGGAGAACTTGGCAACAGAGCGAACGGCACGGAGGGAAGTACCCAGTTCGAAGCTGGCAACAATTTCCTTGTCACCGTACTTAACGATGATGGTGTCACCGGCATTCAGGAGTTCACCGTTAACCTTCCAGCCAACGAAAGCACTGTCGTCAGTGTCTTGGACCTTCGGGAGGACGTATTCCACAGAATCACCCTTGGCAACAACCACAGAGTCAATCACTTCGCCACTGACAACAACCTTGATGGTATCGAGATCCACATAGATGCCATTGACATCGAGGTCTTCAAGGACGACATTCAGGTTCTTGTCCCACTTGACGAACTTCTTGCCATCAACAGCCGGAGCCGTGTATTCGCAGGCAGTGCCATGCAAAACAGACTTCGTATGAACAAGCTTTTCTTCCACAAAGAAGCGGACCGTATGCACAACGGGCTGGCAGACAGCGCCAACTTCGATATCGGAGGTAGCAACGATGGTATCCGTGAGTTCGGCACCATTGACCGTGAGTTCAGAGCAGACAAAGTACGTACCACTGAGGGAGTCGATCATGCTCTTGAGACCGGTAATCACGGTATCCTTGAGGACATAGAACGAGGAATCAAGCGTCTTGCCACTAACCTCAATAGAGATGCTCACCTTCACGAGGGTATCAAACACAGCGTTCACAGTCATGTTGTCTTCAACATAGGTGAAGTCGGCATCCCAGTCGCTGAAGCGGTAGCCTTCGAACACCGGCACCAGGCTATCCGGAGCGATAGCGGCAGTACCGTAAGCGACGCGCTGGCTGTCAACGAGGACGGTGTCGAACGCGACGAACTTCACATCGAATTCCTTAGCGAGGCAGACTGCCACGAGTTCAGAAACTTCGGAAGCGAGGAAGGTGGAATCGCTGAAGGTTTCACCATCAACAGTCCAATCAACGCAGGTGCTGTCTTCGGTAGAC from uncultured Fibrobacter sp. includes these protein-coding regions:
- a CDS encoding InlB B-repeat-containing protein; the encoded protein is AKCHANAFDVKFVAFDTVLVDSQRVAFDSSAVAPADPVFEGYRFDGWDKEFTNVQSDLTVNAKMTAVVEVCFVALGETKCDTVPADTTIETPDLPSTEDSTCVDWTVDGETFSDSTFLASEVSELVAVCLAKEFDVKFVAFDTVLVDSQRVAYGTAAIAPDSLVPVFEGYRFSDWDADFTYVEDNMTVNAVFDTLVKVSISIEVSGKTLDSSFYVLKDTVITGLKSMIDSLSGTYFVCSELTVNGAELTDTIVATSDIEVGAVCQPVVHTVRFFVEEKLVHTKSVLHGTACEYTAPAVDGKKFVKWDKNLNVVLEDLDVNGIYVDLDTIKVVVSGEVIDSVVVAKGDSVEYVLPKVQDTDDSAFVGWKVNGELLNAGDTIIVKYGDKEIVASFELGTSLRAVRSVAKFSVFSENGQLQVIGARIGDELTVLDLQGRVIAKKFVQNSVELVSVATRGSYLVRVGTMTKRVVVR